The sequence below is a genomic window from Anaerolineales bacterium.
ATGCACCGGTCTATCTGGAGGACCCGCAGGGGATCCTGTCGCTGAATCTCTCCGCCTTCTCGGCTTTGGAGGGCGCCGCCGCCGGCGTGCTGGCGGCGGTCATCTACGGCCAGCGCAAAGGACTGCCGCTGTGGCCGACGCTGGACGCGCTGACAGCCGGCGCGGCGCTGTTCTCCGTCTTCTTCGCCCTGTCGCATCTGGCCTCCGGAGATGCCTTCGGCTCGCCGGCCGACATCCCCTGGGGAATCGAGCTGTGGGGCGCCCGGCGGCACCCATCCCAGCTGTATGAGCTGCTGACTTCGCTGGCGATTCTGCTGGTCGTCATCCGCTTGCAGGACCGGCGGGCGTTCGCCGGCGAGCTGGCGCTGGGCTGGCTCAGCCTGGCCAGCGCCAGCAGGCTGGTGCTTGAGGCGTTTCGGGGCGACAGCCTGTATCTGGTGGGGCTGCGTCAGGCGCAGCTTCTGGCGCTGCTGGTGCTGATGCTGTCGCTCGCCGGCCTGCATCTGCTGGCCCGGCGCCGTGCCGACGCCGAACCGATGAGAGCAACCGGATTCCCGTTGGAATCTCCTTCGGCGTCATGAGTGTGATAGCATCCAGTTCTTAGGGCGATTCCTGCGAGCAGCAACAGAAGGTGGGTGATCGATGCGCAGTCGGCGTACGTGGATGATCGTGGTGCTGGTGGTGGTGATCGTGGCCCTGGCTCTGGCGGCGTGTGCGCTGCTGTGGCGGGTCGCCAGTGGCGGGTCGGCGTCAGTCCCCGTCGGCTTCGGGGAGGCGGTCGGCGTGATCCCGGTGGAAGGCGTGATCGCCTCGGGGCGAGCGGACCAGCTGACCTCGAGCAGTGGCACGGTCTACAGCGGCCGGGTGATCGACTACTTGCAGCAGGCCGAAGGCGATCCCGCCGTCAAGGCCATTGTGCTGCGGGTCGACTCCCCAGGGGGCGGCGTC
It includes:
- a CDS encoding prolipoprotein diacylglyceryl transferase, whose translation is APVYLEDPQGILSLNLSAFSALEGAAAGVLAAVIYGQRKGLPLWPTLDALTAGAALFSVFFALSHLASGDAFGSPADIPWGIELWGARRHPSQLYELLTSLAILLVVIRLQDRRAFAGELALGWLSLASASRLVLEAFRGDSLYLVGLRQAQLLALLVLMLSLAGLHLLARRRADAEPMRATGFPLESPSAS